A genomic window from Acidobacteriota bacterium includes:
- a CDS encoding 2,3-bisphosphoglycerate-independent phosphoglycerate mutase: MPDTRRPPVVLVVLDGWGISPNREHNAIAQGRTPTYTELLERFPHASLVTSGEAVGLPAGQMGNSEVGHMNLGAGRVVYQDLSRIDKSIREGDFFTNPALVAAMGRCAGDRHALHLVGLVSQGGVHSHLRHLVALVELARRQRVERLFVHALTDGRDTAPTAAAEDVAAVERTLADARVGRIATVIGRYYAMDRDRRWDRTRRAYAALTAGAGRAARDASALIREAYAAGTTDEFLTPGVVVDGGGLPIGCLRDGDSVVFFNFRADRARQLTRALAFDEAAFDGFERPQRPALAVTTMTEYDATYGLPTAFDPLSFSGNVAEVLADAGRTNLRLAETEKYAHVTYFFNSGEERAYAGEERILIPSPKVPTYDLQPEMSAAGITDTLVEHVEQGRHDVIVCNFANADMVGHTGKLDAATRAVATLDGCLARIASAVTGVGGTVIVTADHGNAEQMWDAERKGPHTAHTSNPVPVLLIDKALSRTRHVLRGGSLRDVAPTLLHIAGVDVPHEMTGRDLRTWAD; the protein is encoded by the coding sequence ATGCCCGACACCCGCCGCCCGCCGGTAGTTCTCGTCGTTCTCGACGGCTGGGGCATCAGCCCGAATCGCGAGCACAATGCAATCGCGCAGGGCCGAACCCCGACGTACACCGAGCTCCTGGAACGGTTTCCGCATGCATCGCTCGTCACGAGCGGCGAGGCGGTGGGCCTGCCGGCGGGACAGATGGGCAATTCCGAGGTCGGCCACATGAACCTCGGTGCGGGCCGCGTCGTCTACCAGGATCTGTCACGCATCGACAAGAGCATCCGGGAGGGCGATTTCTTCACGAACCCGGCCCTGGTCGCGGCCATGGGCCGTTGCGCGGGCGACCGGCACGCCCTGCATCTCGTGGGCCTGGTCTCGCAGGGCGGCGTCCATAGCCACCTCCGGCATCTGGTGGCGCTCGTCGAGCTCGCGCGGCGGCAGAGAGTGGAGCGCTTGTTCGTCCACGCGCTCACCGACGGTCGCGACACCGCGCCCACGGCGGCGGCCGAAGACGTGGCGGCAGTGGAGCGTACGCTGGCGGACGCGCGAGTGGGACGCATCGCGACCGTCATCGGCCGCTACTACGCGATGGATCGCGACCGGCGCTGGGATCGGACCCGTCGCGCGTACGCGGCGCTGACCGCGGGCGCCGGCCGCGCCGCCCGGGATGCCTCTGCACTCATCCGGGAAGCCTACGCCGCGGGCACGACCGACGAGTTCCTGACGCCGGGGGTCGTGGTGGACGGCGGCGGACTGCCGATCGGCTGCCTGCGCGACGGCGATTCCGTGGTCTTCTTCAACTTCCGCGCGGATCGGGCGCGGCAGTTGACCCGGGCCCTGGCATTCGACGAGGCCGCGTTCGACGGGTTCGAGCGGCCGCAACGTCCGGCGCTCGCGGTGACGACGATGACCGAGTACGACGCGACGTACGGACTGCCCACGGCCTTCGATCCGCTTTCCTTCTCGGGCAACGTGGCCGAGGTCCTGGCGGACGCCGGCCGGACGAATCTGCGGCTGGCGGAGACGGAGAAGTACGCCCACGTCACGTACTTCTTCAACAGCGGCGAGGAGCGCGCGTATGCCGGCGAGGAACGCATCCTGATCCCGTCGCCCAAGGTGCCGACGTACGACCTGCAGCCGGAGATGAGCGCGGCCGGCATCACCGACACGCTCGTCGAGCACGTCGAGCAGGGGCGTCACGACGTGATCGTCTGCAACTTCGCCAACGCCGACATGGTGGGGCACACCGGGAAGCTCGACGCCGCGACCCGTGCCGTCGCGACGCTCGACGGCTGTCTGGCGCGCATCGCTTCCGCCGTCACGGGAGTCGGCGGCACGGTGATCGTGACGGCCGATCACGGCAACGCCGAACAGATGTGGGATGCGGAACGAAAGGGACCGCACACGGCGCACACCAGCAACCCGGTGCCGGTGCTGCTGATCGACAAGGCGCTCTCGAGGACGCGCCACGTACTTCGGGGCGGATCCTTGCGGGACGTGGCCCCTACGCTGCTGCACATCGCCGGCGTCGACGTACCGCACGAGATGACCGGCCGCGACCTCCGTACCTGGGCCGACTGA